Proteins encoded in a region of the Falco rusticolus isolate bFalRus1 chromosome 10, bFalRus1.pri, whole genome shotgun sequence genome:
- the LOC119154993 gene encoding vitamin D 25-hydroxylase isoform X1: MGLAGLCCHLLAVIMALTSITWWFFGSLCKIFSLDLGGISAIVLNGYDAVKECLVHQSEIFADRPSLPLFKKLTNMGGLLNSKYGRGWTEHRKLAVNTFRNFGYGQRSFEHKISEESIFFLDAIDTYKGRPFDLKHLITNAVSNITNLIIFGERFTYEDTEFQHMIEIFSENIELAASASVFLYNAFPWIGILPFGKHQQLFKNAAEVYDFLQDLIERVSENRKPQSPRHFVDAYLDEMDCNENDPESTYSRENLIFSVGELIIAGTETTTNVLRWAVLFMALYPNIQGQVQKEIDLVIGPNKMPALEEKCKMPYTEAVLHEVLRFCNIVPLGIFHATSKDTVVRGYSIPEGTTVITNLYSVHFDEKYWSNPEVFFPERFLDSSGQFVKKDAFIPFSLGRRHCLGEQLARMEMFLFFTSLLQRFHLCFPHGVIPDLKPRLGMTLQPQPYLICAERR; the protein is encoded by the exons ATGGGACTAGCTGGGCTATGCTGTCATTTGTTGGCTGTCATCATGGCTCTCACTTCTATCACCTGGTGGTTCTTTGGGAGCCTGTGCAAA ATCTTCAGTCTTGATCTGGGAGGTATATCTGCTATTGTACTGAACGGCTATGATGCAGTAAAGGAATGCCTTGTTCATCAAAGTGAAATTTTTGCAGATAGACCATCTCTTCCCTTGTTTAAGAAGCTGACAAACATGGGAG gcttACTGAACAGTAAATATGGAAGAGGATGGACAGAACATCGCAAATTAGCTGTAAATACTTTTCGAAATTTTGGATACGGACAAAGGTCCTTTGAACACAAAATTTCAGAggaatctattttttttcttgatgccATTGATACATACAAAGGCAGACCATTTGATCTTAAGCACTTGATAACAAATGCTGTTTCAAACATTActaatttgattatttttggAGAACGTTTTACATATGAAGATACTGAATTTCAGCACATGATTGAGATTTTTAGTGAAAATATTGAATTAGCTGCTAgtgcttctgtgtttttatataATGCTTTTCCTTGGATCGGTATCTTGCCATTTGGGAAACACcagcagctgtttaaaaatgcagctgaagtaTATGACTTTCTTCAAGACCTTATTGAACGTGTCTCTGAAAATAGAAAGCCTCAGTCACCTCGACATTTTGTAGATGCATATTTAGATGAGATGGATTGCAATGAAAATGATCCAGAATCTACATATTCAAgagaaaacttaattttctctGTTGGAGAACTCATCATAGCTGGGACAGAAACCACAACAAATGTTTTAAGATGGGCAGTGTTATTTATGGCTCTTTATCCAAACATTCAAG GGCAAGTTCAAAAAGAAATTGATTTAGTCATTGGCCCAAACAAAATGCCTGCCTtagaagagaaatgcaaaatgccaTACACTGAGGCTGTTCTACATGAAGTACTAAGATTCTGTAATATAGTTCCACTAGGTATTTTTCATGCAACTTCCAAAGATACTGTTGTGCGTGGTTATTCTATTCCTGAAGGCACTACAGTCATTACAAACCTCTACTCTGTccattttgatgaaaaatactGGAGCAATCCAGAAGTGTTTTTTCCTGAGAGGTTTTTGGACAGCAGCGGGCAGTTTGTCAAGAAAGAtgcatttattcctttttcacTAG GAAGAAGACACTGTCTTGGAGAACAACTAGCTCgaatggaaatgtttttgttttttacttcattACTGCAACGATTTCACCTGTGTTTTCCTCATGGTGTGATTCCAGATCTCAAACCAAGATTAGGCATGACCTTACAACCACAGCCATACCTCATCTGTGCAGAAAGACGGTGA
- the LOC119154993 gene encoding vitamin D 25-hydroxylase isoform X3, translating into MGGLLNSKYGRGWTEHRKLAVNTFRNFGYGQRSFEHKISEESIFFLDAIDTYKGRPFDLKHLITNAVSNITNLIIFGERFTYEDTEFQHMIEIFSENIELAASASVFLYNAFPWIGILPFGKHQQLFKNAAEVYDFLQDLIERVSENRKPQSPRHFVDAYLDEMDCNENDPESTYSRENLIFSVGELIIAGTETTTNVLRWAVLFMALYPNIQGQVQKEIDLVIGPNKMPALEEKCKMPYTEAVLHEVLRFCNIVPLGIFHATSKDTVVRGYSIPEGTTVITNLYSVHFDEKYWSNPEVFFPERFLDSSGQFVKKDAFIPFSLGRRHCLGEQLARMEMFLFFTSLLQRFHLCFPHGVIPDLKPRLGMTLQPQPYLICAERR; encoded by the exons ATGGGAG gcttACTGAACAGTAAATATGGAAGAGGATGGACAGAACATCGCAAATTAGCTGTAAATACTTTTCGAAATTTTGGATACGGACAAAGGTCCTTTGAACACAAAATTTCAGAggaatctattttttttcttgatgccATTGATACATACAAAGGCAGACCATTTGATCTTAAGCACTTGATAACAAATGCTGTTTCAAACATTActaatttgattatttttggAGAACGTTTTACATATGAAGATACTGAATTTCAGCACATGATTGAGATTTTTAGTGAAAATATTGAATTAGCTGCTAgtgcttctgtgtttttatataATGCTTTTCCTTGGATCGGTATCTTGCCATTTGGGAAACACcagcagctgtttaaaaatgcagctgaagtaTATGACTTTCTTCAAGACCTTATTGAACGTGTCTCTGAAAATAGAAAGCCTCAGTCACCTCGACATTTTGTAGATGCATATTTAGATGAGATGGATTGCAATGAAAATGATCCAGAATCTACATATTCAAgagaaaacttaattttctctGTTGGAGAACTCATCATAGCTGGGACAGAAACCACAACAAATGTTTTAAGATGGGCAGTGTTATTTATGGCTCTTTATCCAAACATTCAAG GGCAAGTTCAAAAAGAAATTGATTTAGTCATTGGCCCAAACAAAATGCCTGCCTtagaagagaaatgcaaaatgccaTACACTGAGGCTGTTCTACATGAAGTACTAAGATTCTGTAATATAGTTCCACTAGGTATTTTTCATGCAACTTCCAAAGATACTGTTGTGCGTGGTTATTCTATTCCTGAAGGCACTACAGTCATTACAAACCTCTACTCTGTccattttgatgaaaaatactGGAGCAATCCAGAAGTGTTTTTTCCTGAGAGGTTTTTGGACAGCAGCGGGCAGTTTGTCAAGAAAGAtgcatttattcctttttcacTAG GAAGAAGACACTGTCTTGGAGAACAACTAGCTCgaatggaaatgtttttgttttttacttcattACTGCAACGATTTCACCTGTGTTTTCCTCATGGTGTGATTCCAGATCTCAAACCAAGATTAGGCATGACCTTACAACCACAGCCATACCTCATCTGTGCAGAAAGACGGTGA
- the LOC119154993 gene encoding vitamin D 25-hydroxylase isoform X2, with the protein MGLAGLCCHLLAVIMALTSITWWFFGSLCKIFSLDLGGISAIVLNGYDAVKECLVHQSEIFADRPSLPLFKKLTNMGGLLNSKYGRGWTEHRKLAVNTFRNFGYGQRSFEHKISEESIFFLDAIDTYKGRPFDLKHLITNAVSNITNLIIFGERFTYEDTEFQHMIEIFSENIELAASASVFLYNAFPWIGILPFGKHQQLFKNAAEVYDFLQDLIERVSENRKPQSPRHFVDAYLDEMDCNENDPESTYSRENLIFSVGELIIAGTETTTNVLRWAVLFMALYPNIQGQVQKEIDLVIGPNKMPALEEKCKMPYTEAVLHEVLRFCNIVPLGIFHATSKDTVVRGYSIPEGTTVITNLYSVHFDEKYWSNPEVFFPERFLDSSGQFVKKDAFIPFSLDLKPRLGMTLQPQPYLICAERR; encoded by the exons ATGGGACTAGCTGGGCTATGCTGTCATTTGTTGGCTGTCATCATGGCTCTCACTTCTATCACCTGGTGGTTCTTTGGGAGCCTGTGCAAA ATCTTCAGTCTTGATCTGGGAGGTATATCTGCTATTGTACTGAACGGCTATGATGCAGTAAAGGAATGCCTTGTTCATCAAAGTGAAATTTTTGCAGATAGACCATCTCTTCCCTTGTTTAAGAAGCTGACAAACATGGGAG gcttACTGAACAGTAAATATGGAAGAGGATGGACAGAACATCGCAAATTAGCTGTAAATACTTTTCGAAATTTTGGATACGGACAAAGGTCCTTTGAACACAAAATTTCAGAggaatctattttttttcttgatgccATTGATACATACAAAGGCAGACCATTTGATCTTAAGCACTTGATAACAAATGCTGTTTCAAACATTActaatttgattatttttggAGAACGTTTTACATATGAAGATACTGAATTTCAGCACATGATTGAGATTTTTAGTGAAAATATTGAATTAGCTGCTAgtgcttctgtgtttttatataATGCTTTTCCTTGGATCGGTATCTTGCCATTTGGGAAACACcagcagctgtttaaaaatgcagctgaagtaTATGACTTTCTTCAAGACCTTATTGAACGTGTCTCTGAAAATAGAAAGCCTCAGTCACCTCGACATTTTGTAGATGCATATTTAGATGAGATGGATTGCAATGAAAATGATCCAGAATCTACATATTCAAgagaaaacttaattttctctGTTGGAGAACTCATCATAGCTGGGACAGAAACCACAACAAATGTTTTAAGATGGGCAGTGTTATTTATGGCTCTTTATCCAAACATTCAAG GGCAAGTTCAAAAAGAAATTGATTTAGTCATTGGCCCAAACAAAATGCCTGCCTtagaagagaaatgcaaaatgccaTACACTGAGGCTGTTCTACATGAAGTACTAAGATTCTGTAATATAGTTCCACTAGGTATTTTTCATGCAACTTCCAAAGATACTGTTGTGCGTGGTTATTCTATTCCTGAAGGCACTACAGTCATTACAAACCTCTACTCTGTccattttgatgaaaaatactGGAGCAATCCAGAAGTGTTTTTTCCTGAGAGGTTTTTGGACAGCAGCGGGCAGTTTGTCAAGAAAGAtgcatttattcctttttcacTAG ATCTCAAACCAAGATTAGGCATGACCTTACAACCACAGCCATACCTCATCTGTGCAGAAAGACGGTGA